From Streptomyces asiaticus, one genomic window encodes:
- a CDS encoding dihydrodipicolinate synthase family protein, which yields MSLPAPLTGVVPPLCTPLTPTGEVDTRSLAALAERLIDAGVSALFALGSSGEAAYLSDRSRRTALTAVIEAAGGRVPVLAGAIDMTTARVLDHARTAAELGADGIVATAPFYTRTHPLEIADHFRRLRDGVDRPLFAYDIPASVHSKLTTSILLPLAADATLAGVKDSSGDDGALRRLLVEVRRRGLADTFTVLTGSELAVDGALLAGVHGVVPGLANVDPAGFVRLYEHARAGRWEQAAAEQDRLAALFAITDAGDPTHMGGSSSGLGGFKAALRLLGVIDCADTAAPQVPLGEAAVKIVRQLLEEGGLLS from the coding sequence ATGAGTCTTCCGGCTCCCCTTACCGGTGTCGTTCCGCCCCTGTGCACCCCGCTCACGCCCACGGGCGAGGTCGACACGCGTTCCCTCGCCGCGCTCGCCGAGCGGCTGATCGACGCGGGGGTGAGCGCGTTGTTCGCGCTCGGCTCCAGCGGAGAGGCTGCCTATCTGAGCGACCGCAGCCGCCGTACGGCCCTTACGGCGGTCATCGAGGCCGCGGGCGGCCGGGTTCCCGTGCTCGCGGGGGCGATCGACATGACGACCGCGCGGGTGCTCGATCATGCCCGTACGGCGGCGGAGCTGGGCGCGGACGGCATCGTGGCCACCGCGCCCTTCTACACCCGCACCCACCCCCTGGAGATCGCCGACCACTTCCGGCGGCTGCGCGACGGCGTGGACAGGCCGCTGTTCGCGTATGACATCCCGGCCTCCGTCCACTCCAAGCTGACGACTTCGATCCTGCTGCCGCTGGCCGCCGACGCCACGCTGGCCGGGGTCAAGGACAGCAGCGGGGACGACGGGGCGCTGCGGCGGCTGCTGGTCGAGGTTCGCCGGCGCGGTCTCGCCGACACCTTCACCGTGCTCACCGGCTCCGAACTGGCGGTGGACGGCGCCCTGCTGGCGGGCGTCCATGGCGTCGTCCCGGGGCTGGCCAACGTCGATCCGGCCGGGTTCGTCCGGCTGTACGAGCACGCGCGCGCGGGGCGCTGGGAGCAGGCGGCCGCCGAACAGGACCGGCTGGCCGCGCTCTTCGCCATCACCGACGCCGGGGATCCCACCCACATGGGCGGCAGTTCCTCGGGCCTGGGCGGCTTCAAGGCAGCGCTGCGGCTGCTGGGCGTGATCGACTGCGCGGACACCGCCGCGCCCCAGGTGCCGCTGGGCGAGGCCGCCGTCAAGATCGTGCGTCAACTCCTGGAGGAGGGAGGGCTGTTGTCGTGA
- a CDS encoding DUF1203 domain-containing protein — MDENYEMRAIAPEVLKQLRITDDAGNVPRPVVEDEEGGSPMRCCLGRSRPHETIALVSYAPLRRWARETGARPGPYDEVGPVFIHLDECDGWTGPGVADGIRGRRRVLRAYTAEGNILGGRLLNDLPNDGQPTIEEGLAELYGDPRVAAVHVRAVEFGCFLAETRRV, encoded by the coding sequence ATGGACGAAAACTATGAAATGCGGGCCATCGCGCCCGAGGTGCTGAAGCAGCTGCGGATCACCGATGACGCGGGCAACGTGCCGCGGCCGGTGGTGGAGGACGAGGAGGGCGGCAGCCCGATGCGCTGCTGCCTGGGCCGGAGCCGGCCGCACGAGACCATCGCGCTCGTCTCCTACGCCCCGCTGCGCCGCTGGGCGCGGGAGACGGGGGCCAGGCCCGGCCCCTACGACGAGGTCGGCCCGGTCTTCATCCACCTCGACGAGTGCGACGGCTGGACCGGCCCCGGCGTCGCGGACGGCATCCGGGGCCGGCGGCGGGTGCTGCGGGCGTACACGGCCGAGGGCAACATCCTCGGCGGGCGGCTGCTGAACGACTTGCCGAACGACGGCCAACCGACGATCGAGGAGGGGCTGGCCGAGCTGTACGGGGACCCGCGGGTGGCGGCGGTGCATGTGCGGGCCGTCGAGTTCGGCTGCTTCCTGGCCGAGACGCGGCGGGTCTGA